The Glandiceps talaboti chromosome 9, keGlaTala1.1, whole genome shotgun sequence genome window below encodes:
- the LOC144440306 gene encoding putative ATP-dependent DNA helicase RecS, protein MKMATASDADDVNVSQQTNEESECIIDVSQQFGVAVEDMKSSQKEALQFLLSGNDVLAILPTGYGKSLIYHMYPHMLTSQGTVLVVSPLVSLMKDQISMLTERGQSAGLASEFVDGNVLPTYLYG, encoded by the exons ATGAAAATGGCGACAGCGTCGGACGCAGACGATGTTAACGTTTCTCAGCAAACAAACGAAGAGTCGGAGTGTATAATTGAC GTTTCTCAACAATTTGGAGTAGCAGTGGAGGATATGAAGTCTTCACAAAAGGAGGCATTACAATTCCTCCTTTCAGGGAATGATGTCCTCGCAATCCTTCCAACAGGATATGGAAAATCTTTGATTTACCATATGTACCCACATATGTTGACAAGTCAGGGAACTGTATTGGTGGTTTCACCTCTTGTATCCCTTATGAAGGACCAG aTATCAATGTTGACGGAAAGGGGACAGTCTGCAGGACTAGCCAGTGAGTTTGTTGATGGCAACGTGTTACCAACGTACCTCTATGGCTAA